A window of Oscillatoria sp. FACHB-1407 genomic DNA:
ACGGTTTTGACCACCCCAGATGCACACCAGAAGGTAAACCGGGACGAGCTCGATCTCCCACATGATGAAGAACAGGAGCAGGTCTTGAGCGATGAACACACCAATCTGAGCGGCATAAAGCACCAGCATCAGAGCAAAGAACAATCGCGGTCTGCGATCGACTCGCCATGCAGCCAGCATAGAGAGCGTCGTCACCAACCCAGCCAACAACACCAATGGAGCTGACACCCCATCTACCGAAACCGTCCAGCTCATGCCGATTTGCGGCATCCAGGCAACCTGTTCCACCATTTGGAAGGTTGCGCTGCTCACATCGTAGTGCGTCCAAAATGCGTAGCACATCAAAACAAAGTCTGCGACACCCACAGCAAGGGCATACCACCGCACAACTTTGCCGTCCTTTTTGGGCAGCAACGGAATGAACAGAGACGCTAGAAGCGGTAGTAGGGCGATCGCAGTCAGCCAAGGAAATTGGTCTGTCATCATGGCATTCAATGAGGGTCTGAAGGGAGCGAGGAGAGGCAATAAGAATAAATACCTAATCGATGATTCTATTCTAATGGAGATTGTGAAGCAATTGTTATATTTCTTTCACTTGAGTAACAATACAACTGCATCTATGCATTAAAAGGAGTCTATGCATTGCAGAAAGGATATTAGGGGTAAAGGGAGAAGCGCGATTAATCGCGCTTCTCCCTTTACCCCTTAAAAGACGCGATAGGAGTTGAATTGCTCTAGACTGGGATAACGAACACCCAGACGGAAAGGAAGACTGAGCAATGCGATTGTCCCAAATGCTATTTGTGACACTGCGAGAAGACCCGGCAGAGGCTGAGATTCCCAGCCACAAGCTGTTGTTGCGAGCGGGCTATATTCGGCGGATTGCCAGTGGAGTCTATGCTTATCTACCGTTTATGTGGCGCGTGTTGCAAAAAGTCTCGCAGATCGTGCGTGAGGAGATGAACGCCACAGGTGCTCAGGAAGTATTGTTGCCTGCGCTGCAACCCTCGGAACTGTGGAAGGAGTCCGGACGGTGGGACACCTACACCAAAGCAGAAGGCATTATGTTCGCCTTGGTCGATCGCCAACAACGCGAGATGAGCCTGGGACCAACACACGAAGAGGTGATCACTGCGATCGCCCGTGACATGATCCGCTCTTATCGTCAGTTGCCGATGCATCTATATCAGATTCAGACCAAGTTTCGCGATGAGATTCGCTCCCGGTTTGGCTTGATGCGAGGCCGCGAGTTCATTATGAAAGATGGCTATTCCTTTCATGTCAGCGAAGATAGCTTGAAGGAAACCTATGCCGATATGGATCGTGCCTATCGTCGCATGTTTACCCGCTGTGGATTGCGGTTTCTTCCTGTAGAGGCAGACTCTGGGGCGATCGGTGGCTCTGGCTCTCAGGAATTCATGGTGCTGGCAGAGGCAGGCGAAGACGAAGTTCTCTACACCGAAGATGGCAATTACTCAGCTAATACTGAGAAAGCGGTGTCCCTGCCACCCGATGCTGAACCCTCAGCTTTTACGACGTTTGAGAAGCTCGATACTCCTAACACACCAACCATTGAGACGCTAGCTAAGTTTCTCAAATGCTCCCCCACGCAGATTGTCAAAAATGTCCTGTATCAAGCGACCTATGACAACGGCATGAATGTGCTGGTTTTGGTCAGCATTCGCGGCGATCAGGATGTCAATGAGGTTAAGCTGACGAACGAGTTAGTCAAACTGGGAAGCCGTTTTGGCGGTAAAACTCTGTTAGCCTTGACCGTGCCGGATGCTGAAGCGCAAGCCAAATGGGCAGCCAAATCCTTGCCGTTGGGCTACATCTCCCCTGGTTTAGAGGATGACTACATTAGCAAGCAAAACAACTTGCATCCCAACTTTTTGCGCTTAGTCGATAAAACCGCTGTTAACCTGAAGAACTTTGTCACCGGGTCAAACGAGTCCGGCTTTCACGTCGTCGGAGCCAATTGGGGCACTCAGTATCCCCTACCTGCCGATGTGGTGGATGTCCGTAAAGCCAGACCGGGCGATCGCGCCATTCATGACCCCAACCAGGTGCTGCAAAGCGCACGGGGAATTGAAGTGGGTCACATCTTCCAATTAGGCACCAAATATTCCGCTGCGTTAGGGGCGACCTTCACCAATGAACAAGGGGAAGAAAAGCCCCTGGTCATGGGTTGCTATGGAGTCGGTGTGTCTCGTCTGGCGCAATCCGCTGTAGAGCAATCCCACGACAAAGACGGCATTATCTGGCCTCCGGCGATCGCTCCTTACCATGCCATTGTCGTCATTCCCAATGTTAACGATGCGGCTCAAGTCGCTGCCGCTGAGAAACTCTACACTGAGTTGAATCAAGCTGGTATTGAAACCCTGTTGGACGATCGCGATGAACGCGCTGGTGTGAAATTCAAAGATGCCGATCTAGTGGGCATTCCCTACCGTGTGGTGACGGGGCGATCGCTCCAGCAAGGCAAAGTCGAAGTCGTCAAACGCGCCAACCATGAATCTCAAGAGATTGCTCTGGAAGAGGTAGTATCTACACTGAAACAGTGGGTGACGGATGCTTTGAATAACGTGTAGGGATGGCGAAGCGATCGCTCTCAAAGGCACACCATGATTAGTCTTGTGGTCAAACCCGAAGTCATTGAACTTCCGCCAAGAGCAGTCGTTAAAATTGTGGCGAATTGGCAGGACTATCAAGCCATGCTAAAGCAACTGGGCGATCGCTCCTCTCCTCGCTTGAATACCGAATCGACCGATTAAACGATCGCTATCCTCGTCAGTGTTAAAGGATTCCACCCCAGAAGCCTATGGAATTTATCACAATTTTATTGTCAAGCTT
This region includes:
- a CDS encoding proline--tRNA ligase, which gives rise to MRLSQMLFVTLREDPAEAEIPSHKLLLRAGYIRRIASGVYAYLPFMWRVLQKVSQIVREEMNATGAQEVLLPALQPSELWKESGRWDTYTKAEGIMFALVDRQQREMSLGPTHEEVITAIARDMIRSYRQLPMHLYQIQTKFRDEIRSRFGLMRGREFIMKDGYSFHVSEDSLKETYADMDRAYRRMFTRCGLRFLPVEADSGAIGGSGSQEFMVLAEAGEDEVLYTEDGNYSANTEKAVSLPPDAEPSAFTTFEKLDTPNTPTIETLAKFLKCSPTQIVKNVLYQATYDNGMNVLVLVSIRGDQDVNEVKLTNELVKLGSRFGGKTLLALTVPDAEAQAKWAAKSLPLGYISPGLEDDYISKQNNLHPNFLRLVDKTAVNLKNFVTGSNESGFHVVGANWGTQYPLPADVVDVRKARPGDRAIHDPNQVLQSARGIEVGHIFQLGTKYSAALGATFTNEQGEEKPLVMGCYGVGVSRLAQSAVEQSHDKDGIIWPPAIAPYHAIVVIPNVNDAAQVAAAEKLYTELNQAGIETLLDDRDERAGVKFKDADLVGIPYRVVTGRSLQQGKVEVVKRANHESQEIALEEVVSTLKQWVTDALNNV